From Amycolatopsis cihanbeyliensis, a single genomic window includes:
- the rsmH gene encoding 16S rRNA (cytosine(1402)-N(4))-methyltransferase RsmH — translation MAVTEHLPVLAERVLALFAPALADREAVLVDATVGLGGHADALLSAHPGLRVIALDTDPAALERSAERLARHGDRVHFVHAVYDRMPQVLAEFGLSRVDGVLFDLGVSSMQLDRTERGFSYARDAPLDMRMDATSGPTAADVLNTYPATELTRVLRDYGEERFAARIAKAVVAERQRQPFDRSERLVRLLYDQVPAPSRRTGGHPAKRTFQALRIEVNGELEVLRAAIPAALAALAVGGRIVVESYHSLEDRMVKRAFAELATSRTPEGLPVELPGHGPQLRLLTRGAEKADETEMRQNPRASSVRLRAAERIGEAA, via the coding sequence TTGGCCGTGACCGAGCATCTACCGGTGCTGGCGGAGCGCGTGCTCGCCCTGTTCGCCCCCGCGCTCGCCGACCGGGAGGCCGTGCTGGTCGACGCGACGGTCGGGCTCGGTGGTCATGCCGACGCCCTGCTGTCCGCGCATCCCGGCTTGCGGGTCATCGCACTGGACACCGATCCCGCCGCACTCGAGCGGTCCGCCGAGCGGCTGGCCCGGCACGGCGACCGAGTCCATTTCGTACACGCCGTCTACGACCGGATGCCCCAGGTGCTGGCCGAGTTCGGTCTGTCCCGTGTGGACGGTGTGTTGTTCGATCTCGGCGTGTCGTCGATGCAGCTCGACCGTACCGAGCGTGGTTTCTCCTACGCCAGGGACGCGCCGCTGGACATGCGGATGGACGCGACCTCCGGACCGACCGCGGCCGACGTGCTGAACACCTATCCCGCCACCGAACTGACCAGAGTACTGCGGGACTACGGCGAGGAACGGTTCGCAGCCCGGATCGCCAAGGCGGTCGTGGCGGAGCGGCAACGGCAGCCGTTCGACCGCAGTGAGCGGCTGGTGCGGCTGCTGTACGACCAGGTGCCCGCGCCGAGCAGGCGGACAGGGGGGCACCCGGCCAAGCGCACCTTCCAGGCACTGCGCATCGAGGTGAACGGCGAGCTGGAGGTGCTGCGGGCCGCCATCCCGGCCGCGCTGGCGGCGCTGGCCGTCGGTGGCCGGATCGTCGTCGAGTCCTACCACTCGCTGGAGGACCGGATGGTGAAGCGTGCCTTCGCCGAGCTCGCCACGTCCCGCACCCCGGAAGGGCTGCCGGTCGAGCTGCCGGGCCATGGGCCACAGCTGCGGCTGCTGACCAGGGGTGCGGAGAAGGCGGACGAGACGGAGATGCGGCAGAACCCGCGCGCGAGCTCTGTGCGGCTACGCGCGGCGGAGCGGATTGGAGAGGCAGCATGA
- a CDS encoding ATP-binding cassette domain-containing protein, translating to MGTTNGDAIVVAEGLHKRFGSTHALAGLDLSVPRGTVYGLLGPNGAGKSTAVRVFATLTRPDSGSASVAGHDVVREPHAVRGRIGLAGQHAALDEILTGRENLRIFGKLFRLGTRRARLRADELLERFDLAHAADRPVKTYSGGMRRRLDLISSLIVAPTVLFLDEPTTGLDPRSRNEIWDTVRELVSDGTTVLLTTQYLDEADQLAANIAVIDSGTVIASGSPHELKARIGGRIDVTLSPGVDLPAAGRALARIADSGEPDIDQDNRLLSVPVLGVTLTLPDVVRRLDEAGVQAVDVGIRQPTLDEVFLTLTGKPTRQAPTEGSPRVPEVAR from the coding sequence ATGGGAACCACGAACGGCGACGCCATCGTCGTCGCCGAGGGGCTGCACAAGAGATTCGGCAGTACCCACGCACTCGCCGGGCTGGACCTGTCCGTACCGCGGGGGACGGTCTACGGGCTGCTCGGGCCGAACGGCGCGGGCAAGAGCACGGCCGTACGGGTATTCGCCACGCTCACCAGGCCGGACTCCGGCAGCGCGTCGGTGGCGGGGCACGACGTGGTGCGCGAGCCGCACGCCGTGCGCGGCCGGATCGGGCTGGCCGGGCAGCACGCGGCACTGGACGAGATCCTCACCGGCAGGGAGAACCTGCGGATCTTCGGCAAGCTGTTCCGGCTGGGCACCAGGCGCGCCCGCCTGCGGGCCGACGAGCTACTCGAGCGGTTCGACCTCGCGCACGCGGCCGACCGGCCGGTGAAGACCTACTCCGGGGGTATGCGGCGCAGGCTCGACCTCATCTCCAGCCTGATCGTGGCGCCGACCGTGCTGTTCCTCGACGAGCCGACCACCGGGCTCGACCCGCGCAGCCGCAACGAGATCTGGGACACCGTGCGCGAGCTCGTCTCGGACGGCACCACGGTGCTGCTCACCACCCAGTACCTGGACGAGGCCGACCAGCTCGCCGCGAACATCGCGGTGATCGACTCCGGCACGGTGATCGCCTCCGGAAGTCCGCACGAGCTCAAGGCGCGGATCGGCGGCCGGATCGACGTCACCCTCAGCCCCGGCGTCGACCTGCCTGCGGCCGGGCGGGCACTGGCCCGCATCGCCGACTCCGGGGAACCGGACATCGACCAGGACAACCGGCTGCTCAGCGTGCCGGTGCTGGGCGTCACCCTCACCCTGCCCGATGTCGTGCGCAGGTTGGACGAGGCCGGGGTGCAGGCCGTGGATGTCGGCATCCGGCAGCCGACGCTGGACGAGGTGTTCCTCACGCTCACCGGCAAACCGACCCGGCAGGCGCCGACCGAGGGCAGCCCGCGGGTACCGGAGGTCGCCCGATGA
- a CDS encoding peptidoglycan D,D-transpeptidase FtsI family protein has translation MPGDARRTGRPSSSIRRTYSAGSRRTSAVNDKSGARSRFTLVRIVLVVVLCAAGLKLVHVQAFEAEALSKRAEQQRTTTIDLPAHRGAIVDRNGAKLAFSVETRTLTVSLRSMREQWNEIARKHPEQGRNFQTRVAEVARFIAEKVPDKTTEQDLLRRFNKPNSFTYLVDGVMPSVAEEITEKYPEIGVEKRAQREYPGGTLAANVIGYANWRMENPDVFKHNLHGLVGLESTRDKTLAGTPGRRLVDTAQGSNSVVMPGSERELQPATAGSDLELTIDSDVQYYLQRELGEYVRKTHAKGGSAVVMDARTGEVYALANDQTFNPNDSDTLTDDLLSNEAVTTPFEPGSVNKVVTAAAAIEYGVTEPDSVYEVPDHVRVADHTVHDAWSHPTQRFTTTGIFAKSSNVGTLLLADKIGPERYMELVRRFGLGQPTGIGLPGESPGYVPPRDSWSGTTFGNLPIGQGLSMTVVQMTAMFQAIANEGLRVEPRLVRATVKPDGTRVPEPPPDTQQVVGPQTAKTVKDMLRAVTQDSSVGDHNDNGTAPGAALDGYQISGKTGTGQQIDPETKAYSSTLENITFAGILPADNPRFVVGVRLDAPDTDNAGPLFHEVASYLAQRFNLPLSDKPAPVVPLIH, from the coding sequence ATGCCGGGTGACGCGCGCCGGACGGGCCGCCCCAGCAGCAGCATCCGCCGCACCTACTCGGCGGGCTCGCGCCGGACCAGCGCCGTCAACGACAAGAGCGGAGCCAGAAGCCGGTTCACGTTGGTCCGGATCGTGCTGGTCGTGGTGCTCTGCGCGGCCGGGTTGAAGCTGGTGCACGTACAGGCCTTCGAGGCGGAGGCGCTGTCCAAGCGGGCCGAGCAGCAGCGCACCACCACGATCGACCTGCCCGCGCACCGTGGGGCCATTGTGGACCGTAACGGAGCGAAGCTCGCGTTCAGCGTGGAGACCCGCACCCTCACGGTGAGCCTGCGGTCGATGCGGGAGCAGTGGAACGAGATCGCCCGCAAACACCCCGAGCAGGGCAGGAACTTCCAGACGAGGGTGGCCGAGGTCGCCAGGTTCATCGCGGAGAAGGTGCCGGACAAGACCACCGAACAGGACCTGCTGCGGCGGTTCAACAAGCCGAACTCGTTCACCTACCTGGTGGACGGCGTGATGCCCTCGGTCGCCGAGGAGATCACCGAGAAGTACCCCGAGATCGGTGTGGAGAAGCGCGCCCAGCGGGAGTACCCCGGAGGCACGCTGGCCGCCAACGTGATCGGCTATGCCAACTGGCGGATGGAGAACCCGGACGTCTTCAAGCACAACCTGCACGGCCTGGTCGGCCTGGAGAGCACGCGGGACAAGACCCTTGCCGGCACGCCCGGGCGCAGGCTGGTGGACACCGCACAGGGCAGCAACAGCGTGGTCATGCCGGGCTCGGAACGGGAGTTGCAGCCGGCGACGGCGGGCTCCGACCTGGAACTGACCATCGACTCCGACGTCCAGTACTACCTGCAGCGCGAGCTCGGTGAGTACGTCAGGAAGACACACGCCAAGGGCGGTAGTGCCGTGGTCATGGACGCGCGGACCGGCGAGGTCTACGCGCTGGCCAACGACCAGACGTTCAACCCGAACGACAGCGACACCCTCACCGACGACCTGTTGAGCAACGAGGCGGTCACCACCCCGTTCGAGCCGGGCTCGGTGAACAAGGTGGTCACCGCGGCGGCCGCCATCGAGTACGGCGTGACCGAGCCGGACTCGGTGTACGAGGTGCCCGACCACGTCCGGGTGGCCGACCACACCGTGCACGACGCGTGGAGCCACCCCACCCAGCGGTTCACCACCACCGGCATCTTCGCGAAGTCTTCGAACGTCGGCACCCTGTTGCTGGCCGACAAGATCGGACCGGAGCGTTACATGGAGCTGGTGCGGCGGTTCGGCCTCGGTCAGCCCACCGGCATCGGGCTGCCGGGGGAGAGCCCGGGGTACGTGCCGCCGCGGGACTCCTGGTCCGGAACCACCTTCGGCAACCTGCCGATCGGTCAGGGGCTGTCGATGACCGTCGTGCAGATGACCGCGATGTTCCAGGCGATCGCCAACGAGGGCCTGCGGGTGGAGCCTCGGCTGGTGCGGGCCACGGTGAAGCCGGACGGCACCAGGGTCCCCGAACCACCGCCGGATACCCAGCAGGTGGTCGGTCCACAGACGGCGAAGACGGTGAAGGACATGCTGCGGGCCGTCACCCAGGACAGCAGCGTCGGCGACCACAACGACAACGGCACCGCGCCCGGGGCGGCACTGGACGGGTACCAGATCTCCGGCAAGACCGGCACCGGGCAGCAGATCGACCCGGAGACCAAGGCATACAGCTCCACGCTGGAGAACATCACCTTCGCCGGGATCCTGCCCGCGGACAACCCGCGGTTCGTGGTCGGTGTCCGGCTGGACGCCCCGGATACCGACAACGCGGGCCCGTTGTTCCACGAGGTGGCCTCCTACCTGGCCCAGCGCTTCAACCTGCCGCTGTCCGACAAACCCGCCCCAGTGGTCCCCCTGATCCACTGA
- a CDS encoding AMP-dependent synthetase/ligase gives MREYSAPATQAVDEDENMADIVWANAERFGDVVSFRRQVDGSWLDVTAREFAAQVLAVAKGLISAGIGKGDRVGLMSKTRYEWTLIDFAIWAAGGVTVPIYDTSSAEQVHWILADSGAKAVFVETAEHHATLGEHRGKLENLEHAWQIEGSGGAIEELTAAGDGLGDEEAHNRRTSVGSDELATIVYTSGTTGRPKGVELTHYNLLAEVRADIDAFPQLMEQGNSLLIFLPLAHILARAIAITALTARVTLGHTADVKDLVADLGTFRPTFVVAVPRVFEKVYNNAKLKAHSEGKGKIFDAAEATAVAYSQARDAGSVGLGLRLKHAVFDKLVFAKLRAALGGRCKAAVSGGAPLGGRLAHFFRGVGVPVFEGYGLTETSAAACVNTENAFKVGTVGKPVAGTSVRVAEDGEVLLKGDVVFGGYWNNPDATRESLEDGWFHTGDLGELDGEGFLRITGRKKEIIVTAGGKNVAPSGLEDRMKANPLISQAMVVGDQRPFIGVLVTIDEEFFPTWKSQHGKPEGTTVADLAEDTDLRATVQQAVDEANKAVSHAEAIKKFTILPNDFSEAGGEITPSLKLKRNVVSKNHAGAIEALYDK, from the coding sequence GTGCGCGAGTACAGCGCTCCCGCAACCCAGGCGGTCGACGAGGACGAGAACATGGCCGACATCGTGTGGGCGAATGCCGAACGGTTCGGCGATGTGGTCAGCTTCCGGCGCCAGGTCGACGGTTCCTGGCTGGACGTGACCGCGCGGGAGTTCGCCGCACAGGTGCTGGCGGTGGCGAAGGGCCTGATCAGCGCGGGCATCGGCAAGGGCGACCGGGTCGGGCTGATGTCCAAGACCCGCTACGAGTGGACACTCATCGACTTCGCCATCTGGGCGGCCGGCGGGGTCACCGTGCCGATCTACGACACCTCCTCGGCCGAGCAGGTGCACTGGATCCTGGCCGACTCCGGCGCGAAGGCGGTGTTCGTGGAGACCGCCGAGCACCACGCCACCCTCGGCGAGCACAGGGGCAAGCTGGAGAACCTCGAACACGCGTGGCAGATCGAGGGTTCCGGCGGTGCGATCGAGGAACTGACCGCGGCCGGGGACGGGCTCGGCGACGAGGAGGCGCACAACCGGCGCACCTCGGTGGGCTCGGACGAGCTGGCCACCATCGTCTACACCTCGGGCACCACGGGCAGGCCCAAGGGCGTCGAGCTGACCCACTACAACCTCCTCGCCGAGGTCCGCGCGGACATCGACGCGTTCCCGCAACTGATGGAGCAGGGCAACTCGCTGCTGATCTTCCTGCCGCTCGCGCACATCCTCGCCCGCGCGATCGCGATCACCGCGCTGACCGCGCGGGTCACCCTCGGGCACACCGCCGACGTCAAGGACCTGGTCGCCGACCTCGGCACCTTCCGTCCCACCTTCGTAGTGGCCGTGCCGCGGGTGTTCGAGAAGGTGTACAACAACGCGAAGCTGAAAGCGCACTCCGAGGGCAAGGGCAAGATCTTCGACGCGGCCGAGGCCACCGCGGTGGCCTACAGCCAGGCCCGCGACGCCGGCAGCGTCGGGCTCGGGCTGCGGCTGAAGCACGCGGTGTTCGACAAACTCGTCTTCGCCAAGCTACGGGCCGCGCTCGGCGGACGCTGCAAGGCGGCGGTCTCCGGGGGCGCACCGCTGGGCGGGCGGCTGGCGCACTTCTTCCGCGGGGTCGGCGTCCCGGTGTTCGAGGGCTACGGGCTCACCGAGACCTCCGCGGCCGCCTGCGTGAACACCGAGAACGCGTTCAAGGTCGGCACCGTGGGCAAGCCGGTGGCAGGCACCTCGGTCCGCGTCGCCGAGGACGGGGAGGTGCTGCTGAAGGGCGACGTGGTTTTCGGCGGCTACTGGAACAACCCGGACGCCACCCGGGAGTCGCTCGAGGACGGCTGGTTCCACACCGGGGACCTCGGCGAGCTGGACGGCGAGGGCTTCCTCCGGATCACCGGGCGGAAGAAGGAGATCATCGTCACCGCCGGCGGCAAGAACGTCGCACCCTCCGGCCTCGAGGATCGGATGAAGGCGAACCCGCTGATCAGCCAGGCGATGGTGGTCGGCGACCAGCGCCCGTTCATCGGTGTGCTGGTGACCATCGACGAGGAGTTCTTCCCCACCTGGAAGTCCCAGCACGGCAAGCCGGAGGGCACGACCGTGGCGGACCTGGCCGAGGACACCGACCTGCGGGCGACCGTGCAACAGGCGGTGGACGAGGCGAACAAGGCCGTATCGCACGCCGAGGCGATCAAGAAGTTCACCATCCTGCCGAACGACTTCAGCGAGGCCGGCGGCGAGATCACCCCCAGCCTGAAGCTCAAGCGCAATGTCGTCAGCAAGAACCACGCGGGTGCCATCGAGGCCCTGTACGACAAGTAG
- a CDS encoding ABC transporter permease: MTTLDTPRGSRLLAGFGDGLTVLQRNLLKLKHQPSQIVATFAFPLISVILFGYVFGSAIPIPGEVDYREYLMPGLFVMGTVFGLVGSLTVVAKDNGLGVMDRFRSMPMSRVAVPFGQTAADLLVAAGSLLVMAGCGLLFGWRAHNGLGAALGAFGLLLLLQYAVSWIGVYFGSLIKDEETAAKISPLVMPVTMISNVFVPTEGMPAILRTIADWNPVSAAAMACRELFGNMPAMPRGETAWPVANPVLATVGWSVLLLLIFVPLAVRRFRTAGL, encoded by the coding sequence ATGACCACACTCGACACCCCGCGGGGCTCTCGCCTGCTGGCCGGGTTCGGCGACGGGCTCACCGTCCTGCAACGCAACCTGCTCAAGCTCAAGCACCAGCCGAGCCAGATCGTCGCCACCTTCGCCTTCCCGCTCATCTCGGTGATCCTGTTCGGTTACGTGTTCGGCAGCGCCATCCCGATCCCGGGCGAGGTGGACTACCGCGAGTACCTGATGCCGGGGCTGTTCGTGATGGGCACCGTGTTCGGCCTGGTCGGCTCGCTCACCGTGGTCGCCAAGGACAACGGTCTCGGCGTGATGGACCGGTTCCGCTCCATGCCGATGTCCCGCGTCGCCGTCCCGTTCGGCCAGACCGCGGCCGACCTGCTCGTCGCCGCGGGCAGCCTGCTGGTGATGGCCGGCTGCGGGCTGCTGTTCGGCTGGCGGGCGCACAACGGGCTCGGCGCCGCGCTCGGGGCCTTCGGGCTGCTGCTGTTGCTGCAGTACGCGGTGTCCTGGATCGGGGTCTACTTCGGTTCCCTGATCAAGGACGAGGAGACCGCGGCGAAGATCTCCCCGCTGGTCATGCCGGTGACGATGATCTCCAACGTCTTCGTGCCGACCGAGGGAATGCCGGCGATCCTGCGCACCATCGCGGACTGGAACCCGGTGAGCGCGGCGGCGATGGCCTGCCGGGAGTTGTTCGGCAACATGCCGGCGATGCCGCGGGGTGAGACCGCCTGGCCGGTGGCCAATCCGGTGCTGGCCACCGTCGGCTGGTCGGTCCTGCTACTGCTGATCTTCGTTCCGCTGGCCGTCCGCCGTTTCCGCACCGCCGGCCTCTGA
- a CDS encoding polyketide cyclase / dehydrase and lipid transport, producing the protein MDNSTPALDIVDETFLAVPPSTVAAAFADPRSWARYWPDLVLEVYTDRGEHGLRWTVRGALVGTMEIWLEPMLDGTVLHYFLRASLVGPGGRPLPVRPGELRREFDRRARAAKGIALDLKETLEDGREPGIPPRTG; encoded by the coding sequence ATGGACAACTCGACACCGGCGCTGGACATCGTCGACGAAACGTTCCTCGCGGTCCCGCCGAGTACGGTCGCGGCGGCATTCGCCGATCCGCGGTCCTGGGCGCGGTACTGGCCGGACCTGGTGCTGGAGGTCTACACCGACCGCGGTGAGCATGGCCTGCGCTGGACCGTGCGGGGTGCGCTGGTGGGCACGATGGAGATCTGGCTGGAGCCGATGCTGGACGGGACCGTGCTGCATTACTTCCTGCGTGCCTCACTCGTGGGGCCGGGCGGCCGCCCGCTTCCGGTCCGGCCCGGCGAGCTGCGCAGGGAGTTCGACCGCAGGGCACGGGCGGCCAAGGGTATCGCGCTGGACCTCAAGGAGACCCTCGAGGACGGCAGGGAGCCCGGCATCCCGCCGCGAACTGGGTAA
- a CDS encoding TetR/AcrR family transcriptional regulator encodes MAVERSGGPGKRSAVDAEQVPVQVRLWLPAEHGSRGPAPGYSREQIADAAIALADELGLAAVSMRKVAARLGTGAMSLYRYVENKEALHDLMLDRMIGKEPRPELTGEWRVNLRMLAREHRRLYLAHPWLTLLAVGRPAMGPNMLRGLEYAMAAVDGLGLGIDDMLETYEWLTNWVAGFAQRELAERQAWEHTDLERWQECMGPYVESLISSGDYPYFTRVLREAEHRDADDRFERGIDRIIAGIEATLPPR; translated from the coding sequence GTGGCAGTGGAGCGGTCCGGCGGTCCCGGGAAGCGGTCCGCGGTGGATGCGGAGCAGGTACCCGTCCAGGTGCGGTTGTGGCTACCCGCCGAGCACGGCTCGCGGGGGCCCGCGCCGGGCTACAGCCGGGAACAGATCGCCGACGCGGCGATCGCGCTGGCCGACGAGCTGGGGCTGGCCGCGGTGTCCATGCGCAAGGTGGCCGCACGGCTCGGGACCGGCGCGATGAGCCTCTACCGTTACGTGGAGAACAAGGAGGCCCTCCACGACCTGATGCTCGACCGGATGATCGGCAAGGAACCCCGGCCGGAGCTGACCGGTGAGTGGCGGGTGAACCTGCGCATGCTGGCGCGCGAGCACCGGCGGTTGTACCTGGCCCACCCGTGGCTGACCCTGCTCGCCGTCGGCCGACCCGCGATGGGGCCCAACATGCTGCGCGGGCTCGAGTACGCCATGGCCGCCGTGGACGGGCTGGGTCTCGGCATCGACGACATGCTGGAGACCTACGAGTGGCTCACCAACTGGGTCGCCGGTTTCGCGCAGCGGGAGCTCGCGGAACGCCAGGCCTGGGAACACACCGACCTCGAGCGGTGGCAGGAGTGCATGGGCCCCTACGTGGAGAGCCTGATCAGCAGCGGCGACTACCCGTACTTCACCAGGGTGCTCAGGGAGGCCGAGCACCGGGACGCCGACGACCGCTTCGAGCGCGGTATCGACCGGATCATCGCCGGCATCGAGGCGACCCTGCCGCCGCGCTGA
- a CDS encoding FtsB family cell division protein, whose protein sequence is MTAPARTRTRTRTRAQQVRTRTKPAQSTVEAPEEPETRAPRRAQPRGRSSAAERAYARRAQRTEELRAAEADTGGRRRFRLLRLVKLRLPRSRASFVLVMMGLLAAGVATTLWLSTQAIADTYRLKELRQANADLSERAEQLQREVTMRESPSWLAEQARQLGMVPGGDPARLVVDREGETTLVGEPEKVTTPAPPPPATPPAESEPDAGNQDGANQDDADQDDADQDDRDSAPGGERQAGDNAAPGGGD, encoded by the coding sequence ATGACGGCTCCCGCCCGGACACGCACCCGCACCCGCACGCGTGCCCAGCAGGTCCGTACGCGGACCAAGCCGGCGCAGTCCACCGTGGAGGCGCCGGAGGAACCGGAGACCAGGGCTCCCCGCCGTGCCCAGCCACGCGGGCGCAGCTCGGCGGCCGAGCGTGCCTACGCCCGTCGCGCGCAGCGGACCGAGGAGCTGCGTGCCGCCGAAGCCGATACCGGCGGCCGCCGCCGGTTCCGGCTGCTTCGGCTGGTCAAGCTGCGCCTGCCGCGCTCACGGGCGTCCTTCGTGCTGGTGATGATGGGACTGCTCGCCGCGGGGGTGGCCACCACGCTGTGGCTGTCCACCCAGGCCATCGCCGACACCTACCGGCTCAAGGAACTCCGGCAGGCCAACGCCGACCTCAGCGAGCGGGCCGAGCAACTGCAACGCGAGGTCACCATGCGGGAGTCCCCGTCCTGGCTCGCCGAGCAGGCACGGCAGCTCGGCATGGTGCCCGGCGGTGACCCCGCCCGGCTGGTCGTCGACCGCGAGGGCGAGACCACCCTGGTCGGCGAGCCGGAGAAGGTCACCACGCCGGCCCCACCACCGCCGGCGACCCCGCCCGCGGAGTCGGAGCCGGACGCGGGAAACCAGGACGGCGCGAACCAGGACGACGCGGACCAGGACGACGCGGACCAGGACGACCGGGACAGCGCGCCAGGCGGTGAGCGGCAGGCGGGGGACAACGCGGCACCAGGGGGAGGAGACTGA